The nucleotide sequence AAATTGTTGGGTTCATTCTTTATCTTTACCTACCAGTATCAGAGCCTGTATTAGACTTAGGATGTGACGCAACCAGTGCTCACTTATACATCTCTATCTCCATGCAATTGCATTATCACACTGGGTTTATGTCCTTTCTTATGGCTGAGATGAGTTGAACAAATCGAGATCCCACTCCTCACCCGTGGATGTGGTGGTTAAATCTTATAATTTATGTGCTCATTAGGCTATTGCAACTGTAGCACTGTACTGGCTTAGGAAGAGTTGCAGCCCCTGCAATTCGAATGAGATTAGCAATCACTTTTATGGGAAACTACATGAAAAGACGTGCAAGTTACTCTAATTGTTGACAAATTTGGCTACTTGACTTTTTTGACTCTGCCAAGCAGCAGCTTAAATAACTGATCAATATACAAAGTGATAAATTCATAGGACCAGGTAAAGTGGTAAAGAACTAAACATGTTCTAATAGTAATGCCATATTTCTATTGAGTCTTCATTAGGTCATTTTGAATTGCACATTAGTTTGCCTTCTTGCTAGCATGCTACATCTCagaaatggatttttttttaatcttattgAATTATTTTCAGTTAATGACATCATCTTGGCGTACACATGAATGGACTTGCACTTTCATAGATAGTTCTTGGATTGTTTGTAATATATATCATATAGATTTTCTAAAACTTCCAATTGTTACACTTTTATTTCTATATGAGTTTATTTATTGTATAGGTTAAAGAGCCCAATTTTATCCTATATCTTGTTGCCTGGGTCTAATGAAGGGTTGAAGAATCTTTCATCTATATTTATATTTGCAACTTCTGGAAAGTCTTTAGGACtttgaattcattaaaatttCACAATCCTTGTCATTCAGGTTTTGCTCTCGATCTTTGCTTCGTGATTCACTCAACTACTCTCTTATCGATCAAATTCCTGGCCGTCAAAATGACCGAAAGACACTTCTAGGGGAGCTGAATTGGATTTTTACTGCTGTCACTGACACAATTGCATGGAATGTCCTTCCTCATGGTATTAGAAATATTGTAATTTTTAGGTTTCTTGAAGGTGAATGGATTGTACAATAGGGTTAAATTCATCTGTGCAGATCTTTTCCAAAGACTATTTAGGCAAGATCTGTTAGTTGCAAGTCTCTTTCGCAATTTCTTACTTGCTGAGCGAATTATGAGAGCTGCAAACTGCTCTCCTGTTTCATATCCATTGTTGCCGCCAACTCATCAGCATCATATGTGGTAGGTAGTTGGTGATTGTCCTGGCTTTCTCCTTCTCTCTTTTGTATGAATGAGACCTACTGTGCTCCTATACTTAGCATATGTGTTATTTATTTCAGGGATGCATGGGACATGGCTGCTGAAATTTGCTTGTCTAAACTTCCACAGTTGATTGCGGATCCTAATGCTGATTTCCAGGTACCCTTCTTTCAGTATAGATTTACATTCTTTAGGTTTTATGCGGTTGTTAGTAGATTGCTGGCAtactttatttaattttcatttttatgTCATGTCTAGAGTCTCTTCACTGATATTTTTTACATGTCTAAATCAGTCAAGCCCATTCTTCACCGAGCAACTCACAGCTTTTGAGGTGTGGCTAGACCATGGTTCCGAACACAAGAAACCACCAGAGCAGCTACCAATAGTTCTTCAGGTGAGCACTTGGACATAGTGGTAATGCTCCAACACCCTTAGTCTAGTGCCTTCTATGTTGAAGTATCCTTCTGCTGTGccattaaaatttcctaattcagGGAATGGTTCAACAGTGAAGTGAACCATCAAATATATTAGTAGATGGCTACATCCATAGAGCCTTTGCCATCTAGACTATCTTCATAGAGCCTACCAATAGTTTCACACAAAATTAATCATCTGAGCATTAATCGTAGAGGAGTTTCTTGCCCCCTATTTTATCGTGCTTTCACTTATATTGTAGGTGATAACCCAAAAATTTGATATATTACAATACAATAGAAACTTACACCTACCCAATTCTTTTCAGGTTTTACTAAGCCAGTCTCATCGATTCCGGGCATTGGTTCTCTTAGGAAGATTCCTTGATATGGGACCTTGGGCTGTGGATCTGGTCGGTGAATGCTGTTTGTTGACTTTGTTCTTTTTTAATTCTCATGACTGATAGCGATGAATTTGTTTAAATTGGTTCTTACTGATTTTTTTTTACAGGCCTTATCTGTTGGCATCTTTCCTTATGTCCTAAAGCTTTTACAAACCACTGCTACTGAATTGCGACAAATACTGGTGTTCATTTGGACCAAAATTCTTGCCCTTGATAAGGTATATGGTTATAAGtagtgtgttttttttgtttttttggtgTGTGCGTGTGAAATTATTTTGTAGAATAGAGCAAAGGCATCCACAGTTTGTTGTTTCAAATTTATGGATATGCCAGCTTCTGGATAATAACTAATTTGTCGCTTACATTGTTTGCTGTGAGATTAGTCTTGTCAGGTAGATCTGGTAAAAGATGGCGGCCACACATATTTTATCAGGTTTCTCGATAGCATGGATGCCTATCCTGAGCAGCGAGCAATGGCTGCTTTTGTCTTGGCAGTTGTAGTGGACGGACATCGGCGGGGACAAGAAGCATGCATTGAAGCAAATTTGATAAATGTGTGCCTGAAGCATTTACAAATTGCTAATCCAAGTGATGGGCAAACTGAGCCTTTACTTCTTCAATGGCTTTGTCTATGTCTGGGAAAGCTATGGGAAGATTTTCCAGAAGCACAAGTCATAGGTTTGCAAGCTGATGCGCCAACAATAATTTTACCTTTATTATTGGAGCCACAACCTGAGGTAGAATTTCTACACCTTTGTAGTCTATATTTTACTTGGAAAATTCAATTTTCTAGTCCAACATTTGTTTGGCAGGTTAGAGCTTCTGCTGCTTTTGCTTTGGGAACCCTTATTGATGTTGCATCTGTCTCATTTGGTGATGGACATGGCGTTGATGAGGACTTTGATGATGACGAAAAGATAAAAGCTGAGCTGAATATCATTAAAAACCTTCTACAACTTGCTGTGGATGGAAGTCCTTTGGTGCGGGCTGAGGTTGCTGTAGGTATGTGCAAACTATTAAAGCTTTATGGATTTACACATCAAAATGTCATTCACTTCTTGAGGCTTTTCTTTGCTGTGCTTTTTGTTGAGATTTCTACCTTATCACTATGGGATAGATTGTTCTCTTTTTATTGGATTCTCAAGTTTCTGCTCTTAATTTGATTTCACAACTCATATGTTATTAACTAAGGCTCAAATGTTTTACAGCTCTTGCCCGCTTTGCCTTTTCTTACAACAAACCTCTCAAGTCAACTGCTGTTGAAAATTGGAAGCCTCTGACCTCTCAGCCTTCTCTTGCCAGCATAAATCATCTTAACAACTATACACCCAGCCAATTTGTGCAGGTGGGAAGCTCAATCTCACATATTGGTCCTGTATTAAGAGGAAATAGTGAGAGTATCACTGCTGGTAGAGAAGGAAGGATATCCTCAAGTAGCCCCATTGCATCAGTTGGCATAATGCATGGTTCTCCACTCTCTGATGATTCTTCTCATCATTCTGATTCTGGTATACTGACCAAAGAAATTGGTAGTAATGGGGTCATTAATTGCTCTAGAGCAAGACCTTTTGACAATGCTCTATGTTCTCAGTTTACTATGGCTTTGTTTAATATGACAAAGGATCCTTCTCCTCGTGTTGCAAACCTTGCCCGAAGAGCACTTTCCATAATTGGTATTGAACTAGTGGTCACAAAAGCTCCAAGGTTAGGCATAAACCATGGCGATTCTTCTGTTCCATCTCACACTTCTAATCTTCCAGGATTGGCACGCTCATCTTCGTGGTTTGACTTGAATGCTGGTACCCATCTGTttctgtttttgtttttgtttttgatatgtaaaactttaaaattttctgCTGTACATAAACTTTCTGGATTTTATATTGTTATTTTAAGTTatgaaaatttgttttttttgcttctcaatttttaaatatatagatATTAATTAATGCAGGTCACATATCTGTGGCATTCCGGACGCCTCCTGTTAGTCCTCCTCGTCAAAGTTATATGGCAGGACTTCGCCGAGTATGCTCTCTCGAGTTCAGGCCACATCAACTGAATTCTCCAGATACTGGATTAGCTGATCCACTTCTAGGAGCTGCTGGATCTTCTGGTGGTTCTGAGCGTAGTTTACTTCCACAATCAACTATCTACAATTGGAGTTGTGGCCATTTTTCTAGACCACTTCTCGCTGGAGCTGATGACAATGAAGAAACTATTTCTAGAAGGGAAGAAAGAGAGAGGATTGCTTTAGATCGCATAGTTAAATGCCAACATTCTTGTGAGTATTCTGATAGTTATTATGGCACATAGTTATTATGGCACAAAATTTTTATTTGTATTGCACCCGTTTTCATAATATGACTTGCGTTGGTTATTTTTTCCATCTGTGTGAAATTGACTTGGACACCGTATGTTGTTCCAGCTAATGTCAAACTTGCCAATCAAATTGCTAGCTGGGACACTAAGTTTGAAACAGGCATGAAGGCTTCACTGCTCTTGCCTTTTTCTCCAATTGTAGTTGCTGCTGATGAGAATGAACAGATCAGGTAACACATTTAATGAACTCACATTTTTACTATGTTTTCTTTCATattaatatcaaaattagtttttgaactTCCATGGACTACATGAAAATATTCATCTTATGGAACTTACTTTCTAGAATAGTTACCTTTTGTTGttctttgaatttttattttgttagtcATAGCTTATATTATAAGATACTTATTGACACTCTCTAGTCCTGTTATCATTTGCACCATTCATGAAATATTTGAGATCCTAAAATTCCAATGGCATTGTCTTGATTCATTTTGTCAACTATATTGGTATTCTTAGATTGAAAAATTTCATTTGACATCATTCTTATCATCATTCTCATCTTTAAACAATGTCATCCAACTAATTTAGGTTGACACATGAATCTTTCCCCAATTGAGCTCTACTTTGTTGATTGGATATATTGTTTGGTAGACTCGATGAGCAATTGCATAATTCTTTTTCCCCATTGAAGATGGTAAGCTTGCAAAGCTAATTCTGGTGAAATTTCTTGGTTAAACCAGTAGTCCAAATGTCCAACTGATTAATGCACACAACATCTATGATAATTTAATATGAATAAATTGATTTAACTACATATAGTTGACTCTTTAGAGTGGTTCAATTGAGCAGGTTTTATTATCTGTAGGTTTGGATGGTCTGAAGTGAGGTGCTTATCTGATGAAAAGGCATTTTTGTTGGTACTTGATATTTACGAAGTTTTCTGTCTAGACTATCCTAACATTGTTGTCAACATTTTACATATAAGAAGTGGGTGAATATGGAGAAATCTTTTCTTTCATCCAATGGCTTAAATCTAGGTTAAATCTTAATTAAAGTTCCTAGATACTATGCTATTTTGAACAAAGTCAACTCTTGGCGGAGAAACCTAAGAATCATAACCtgatgtttataatttatagattcAACTATGCTCGGTGTTTACGTTCACCAACAGGTGATTGATCATACCCAAAAATTTAAGTAGAACAACAATAAGTAGGTTTCCTACTTGTGTATAGCAACACACAAGGTTTAAAATATCGTGCCGTGTAGCCCGGTAAGGGCGAAATATTTCGTTTCGCTTGCTGACTGAAACTGGAACTTTTGACCTCGTTCTCGTCGCAGAGGCCTCGCGATGGTTTCACGGCTGCCTTGGAGGCCACGTGCCGGCCTCGCAACCACCTCGGAGGCCACTTGCTGGCCTTGCAACCACCGCGGAGATCACGTGTGGGCCTCACGATCGCCATGGAGACCACGCGCGGGTTTCGCGATCGTCGTGAGGCCACAAGCAAGCCTCGCGACCGTTGCAGATGCCACGCAGAACATGGCGTGGAGTAGGACAAAGAAGGCAAAGCAGTAAACTtatcttttaattaaaaaaacataagtTAATAATTTCAATAGACTCTTAGCTATAGTTGGGATAATTTAAATATTCTTAATTAAACTCTAATAAAACTatctcattatatatatatatatatattaaaaattttatttttattttgtaaatatttagattaatttcttaattttagtttatattttatatttaaaaaatatcgaaatcATATCGGCACGATATGGTACCGAATATGTATTATTCCTGTACAGGAACGAGACCTCGGTGTAAACCTTAGCTATAGTAATCTTGAGCTATGATCGAACCACTATTGAGCTTCAACAATAAtcatttctttttttctttctgaTTATAGAATCTCAATGGCCATCTTTGAACATGTCAATACTACTTAATGACTTAGTCCAATTACTCACATTTTGTAATTTGTTGGAGCTATTGTTTTCTTGTAACCTAACACTTATATAGAACTTTgaaatcaaggtttaaaatctcgacccacGCCGAGGTTTCGAAACCCACGCCGAGGTTTCGATCCCAGATCggaacgatacagtttcggtatcgtgccgtgccgatgcagtttcggtatttttttatttaaatttgaaataatcttttaattataataattcaAGTATCTTAATTTAGAATGTTCAGAGGTGTACAAGCTTATAAGTGTTTTATTAGAAATTATAAATTAGATAGACctttattaaaattcttaaatAAAGGACATATAATGTTTCCTAAGCAGATTAGTAGAGACattctaaataaaaatatatttttcatatattcaGGAAATAAGAATTCTAAAAGTAAAAAAgctaaatattttaatattcatggatctaaattttaaatggattctatatttttttctataataaatatataaattaataaaaaaatgctacgttatgtataataattttataaattaactatttctttatttaaattaattattattttaaataatatatatttaaaatgatagaaaatcagaatattaattaaatagtaaaacagaaaaaaatataaaataataaaaaaatcagaaTATTAATCTGATTTATtcgattttttttagaattttaaaataaaatttaaattagtaaaattaattttcagaATGTTAATTaacaaaatttattatttttttaattttaaatatatttatattttattgggataatttaattaggttttataaAAACCTCTTTGAAATATCACACTTAGGAAATGTttgaattaaatcaaaataattaatttttaacagtAAAAGCACGATCTTCGCGGCATGCTGCTCCGGCGGTGTCCGAGAGTGGCGAGGGACTCCAGCGCCGTCGGAAGAGTCCTGCGATTCCTCCGGTTGCGCCGGTCGCGATGGAATCACGACACGCCTTCTGTTGCGTGACAACAAGCGCACGCAATTGTCGACGACGAGCGTGCGTGACGACGAGCGCGTGCGATTGTCACGTGCATGATTCCTCTGTCTCGTGCACGCGATGACATCATGACGAAATTGTCACTGGATTGGTGCTTGTTTCGGTGCGCGGGCGGAACGGTAAGTTTCGTCCGTTCCGCTCGGCACAGAATAAAATTCTCAACCTTGCTTGAAATATCTATTCTATATCTCTACAGGATGGATTCATCTTTTTAATAGTCATAGCATTAGTTTTTGCAATTTGAATGAACAAGTTAAATGAATTATTTATGTGACATTTTTGAAGCTTGCACTGTGATATTTCCTCTGGTTAAATGTTCAATAAGGTTTCATCCTGAATGTAAGATATTAATTGCCTGAAATAACTGTGGGTATCGTGCTTATAATTGCTCAATCTTAAAATTGAAATATTTTCAGGGTATGGAATTATGAAGAAGCTACTACTTTGAACAGTTTTGATAATCATGAATCATCTGATAGAGGGATATCCAAGCTCTCCCTTGTAAATGAACTTGATGACAGCTTGCTTCTAGTTGCTTCAAGTAAGCCACCTTATTAATCACCTACTGTTTTACAGGAGAGCCTTTTTTGAACTAAAATATTCTGGTTTTGCATACTCGTGTACTATAGGTGATGGAAATGTTCGCTTTTGGAAAAATTTCACGGAACGAGGGAAACAAAAACTTGTATCAGCATTCTCTTCACTTCAAGGTCATCGGAATGCAGCTCGTGGCACAGCTGCTGTTGTTGATTGGCAGCAACAGTCTGGTTATTTGGTACTACAATTTCCACTCTTGTTCCACCTTATGGGTTATCTTTGTATTTTATCATGTGTGTGATTTTGATGCAATTCTTTCCGACTTAATTTTAGTATGCTTCTGGAGGCACATCATCTGTCCTGCTTTGGGATCTGGACAAAGAGCAACTAGTTAGCTCCATCCCATCATCATCTGACAGTTGCATATCAGCTTTGGTGAGAGCTGGTTTGCTTATTCTTTTCTTCAGTATGTAGAAGAGTGATTCAGAAGGCTACTTCTCCATAGGCATTTGCGGCTAGTTATTCTTAATTTCTATCCAATTTAAGAGCCACTAAATATGTCTTTTTTGTATGTTCAATTCTTCATCAGATGTGCTTCAGACGCCTATTATATTCCTGATTTCTTTGCTTACAGGAACTCAGCCAAAGATTAAGTTGAGATGACATCTCAACCTTAATCCTAGAGGAATAGTTTCTGTACTCCCTAACATTTTGATCTACCATACAAACTATACTATAAGATGCTTTATGggttaatatttattttcttagcATCTTATGCTAGACTCTTCTGCTTTGCAAGATATGTTAGATTTCTTCCTCATTATTTGGTCTAAAGATCACCTATTTAATTAAAGCTTTCGTAAAGCACCAGATTCACTTTGGCAACATTATCTGTTTTTTTGTTGTTATTTTTGCAAGGTATCATTATTCTGAAATATGTTCTAAAAGATTGGGATGATACATTAGTAATAGTATGGTTGAAATATATTGTGTGAATTATTCAACTCTAATTGTTTTGGAACTACATATGTGCCTTAATTTTTAttcattcttgttttcttttgtaattgTTGTATCTTCATTCTTGTGCTGAAATAGAAATGTCTAAAGCTTATTTGAAATTCTCTGTACCTCTGTATTTGTGATCTAGTGCATGAAAAAAAAGTAAAGGTGTTAGTATGGTAAAGTATCTGCCTagtatttttcaaattatctaaatCTTCATATTTTAGATTTAGctcttccttatttgtatataCTTATAACTGTTCTTCTCATGTCTACATCACAGTGTTCTCAGTTTATTACTTTATTTGCTTGgtttttttctttaatctttgtaccAATGGATTCCTTCGCTCTTGCAGTCTGCTTCTCAAGTTCAGGGTGGTCAATTTGCAGCTGGCTTTGTTGATGGTACTATCAGGATATACGACATTCGTACTCCTGAAATGTGAGAATGATATACTTGGTTTACACTGACTTAGCTTTGGTGTTTTCCCATATAATATTGTGCACATTTTAGTTGATCCTATTATCTAGAAACAATTTATGCAGAAATTAACAGTTGTGACTGTATCTTAAATTTTGTGGTAATATTCTCCCTGGCCATCATATGGGCCCATCATAGCTTCATTCTACTTGTGGTTACTTAAGTTTCATTTTTTGGTTTAATCTTTAAATTTCTGCCAACTACATGAGAAATGTCCACTATATGCAAATCTGATTGTTGCTTTGTAAAGGTGTCaaacttgtatataatatgcaatcATTTATAAAGTTTCATATGCTTGCATGTAACTTGCTTTAAGTCGATATACTAATACAGATAATCTATGTTCCTTGAAACATGCAATGTAGTAATTTCTCAAACATCGTATATGCACATGTCTGGCAATGAGTTCATAATATCTGAATTTAAAACCTTCTCTTTCCTCTGGTATTGAATGTTCCTTTTATTTTCATTCTCCACTTGAATATCTTTGTTGAATTTGTACTTCTGATCTTGTAGGCCGGTCTGCACTGCTCAGCCTCACACACAGAAGGTAGAGAAGGTTGTGGGAATTGGTTTTCAGCCTGGACTTGATACAACTAAGGTTAGAAATATAAGGCTAA is from Zingiber officinale cultivar Zhangliang chromosome 7B, Zo_v1.1, whole genome shotgun sequence and encodes:
- the LOC122004965 gene encoding regulatory-associated protein of TOR 1-like isoform X2, which codes for MALGDLMASRLSVSSPSVSNHLDEFSGREDGGAPVGEREQEAVHATESNLPVTAAAGATSMAYLPQTVVLSEFRHEGFEDCAEVGPSDSGLVSKWRPKDRLKTGCVALVLCLNIGVDPPDVIKISPCARMECWIDPHSMAAPKALETIGRALHAQYERWQPRARYKLQLDPTVEEVKKLCNTCRKYARAERVLFHYNGHGVPKPTANGEIWVFNKSYTQYIPLPINELDSWLKTPSIYVFDCSAAGMIVKAFLERQDWNTSGSSGSSSKDFILLAACEAHETLPQSVEFPADVFTSCLTTPIKMALRWFCSRSLLRDSLNYSLIDQIPGRQNDRKTLLGELNWIFTAVTDTIAWNVLPHDLFQRLFRQDLLVASLFRNFLLAERIMRAANCSPVSYPLLPPTHQHHMWDAWDMAAEICLSKLPQLIADPNADFQSSPFFTEQLTAFEVWLDHGSEHKKPPEQLPIVLQVLLSQSHRFRALVLLGRFLDMGPWAVDLALSVGIFPYVLKLLQTTATELRQILVFIWTKILALDKSCQVDLVKDGGHTYFIRFLDSMDAYPEQRAMAAFVLAVVVDGHRRGQEACIEANLINVCLKHLQIANPSDGQTEPLLLQWLCLCLGKLWEDFPEAQVIGLQADAPTIILPLLLEPQPEVRASAAFALGTLIDVASVSFGDGHGVDEDFDDDEKIKAELNIIKNLLQLAVDGSPLVRAEVAVALARFAFSYNKPLKSTAVENWKPLTSQPSLASINHLNNYTPSQFVQVGSSISHIGPVLRGNSESITAGREGRISSSSPIASVGIMHGSPLSDDSSHHSDSGILTKEIGSNGVINCSRARPFDNALCSQFTMALFNMTKDPSPRVANLARRALSIIGIELVVTKAPRLGINHGDSSVPSHTSNLPGLARSSSWFDLNAGHISVAFRTPPVSPPRQSYMAGLRRVCSLEFRPHQLNSPDTGLADPLLGAAGSSGGSERSLLPQSTIYNWSCGHFSRPLLAGADDNEETISRREERERIALDRIVKCQHSSNVKLANQIASWDTKFETGMKASLLLPFSPIVVAADENEQIRVWNYEEATTLNSFDNHESSDRGISKLSLVNELDDSLLLVASSDGNVRFWKNFTERGKQKLVSAFSSLQGHRNAARGTAAVVDWQQQSGYLYASGGTSSVLLWDLDKEQLVSSIPSSSDSCISALSASQVQGGQFAAGFVDGTIRIYDIRTPEMPVCTAQPHTQKVEKVVGIGFQPGLDTTKIVSASLAGDIQFLDVRNQSEPYLTIDAHRGSLAALAIHRHAPIIASGSAKQIVKVFSLKGEQLSIIRYYPTFMAQRIGSVSCLTFHPYRVLLAIGAADACVSIYADDTYQTR
- the LOC122004965 gene encoding regulatory-associated protein of TOR 1-like isoform X1 translates to MALGDLMASRLSVSSPSVSNHLDEFSGREDGGAPVGEREQEAVHATESNLPVTAAAGATSMAYLPQTVVLSEFRHEGFEDCAEVGPSDSGLVSKWRPKDRLKTGCVALVLCLNIGVDPPDVIKISPCARMECWIDPHSMAAPKALETIGRALHAQYERWQPRARYKLQLDPTVEEVKKLCNTCRKYARAERVLFHYNGHGVPKPTANGEIWVFNKQSYTQYIPLPINELDSWLKTPSIYVFDCSAAGMIVKAFLERQDWNTSGSSGSSSKDFILLAACEAHETLPQSVEFPADVFTSCLTTPIKMALRWFCSRSLLRDSLNYSLIDQIPGRQNDRKTLLGELNWIFTAVTDTIAWNVLPHDLFQRLFRQDLLVASLFRNFLLAERIMRAANCSPVSYPLLPPTHQHHMWDAWDMAAEICLSKLPQLIADPNADFQSSPFFTEQLTAFEVWLDHGSEHKKPPEQLPIVLQVLLSQSHRFRALVLLGRFLDMGPWAVDLALSVGIFPYVLKLLQTTATELRQILVFIWTKILALDKSCQVDLVKDGGHTYFIRFLDSMDAYPEQRAMAAFVLAVVVDGHRRGQEACIEANLINVCLKHLQIANPSDGQTEPLLLQWLCLCLGKLWEDFPEAQVIGLQADAPTIILPLLLEPQPEVRASAAFALGTLIDVASVSFGDGHGVDEDFDDDEKIKAELNIIKNLLQLAVDGSPLVRAEVAVALARFAFSYNKPLKSTAVENWKPLTSQPSLASINHLNNYTPSQFVQVGSSISHIGPVLRGNSESITAGREGRISSSSPIASVGIMHGSPLSDDSSHHSDSGILTKEIGSNGVINCSRARPFDNALCSQFTMALFNMTKDPSPRVANLARRALSIIGIELVVTKAPRLGINHGDSSVPSHTSNLPGLARSSSWFDLNAGHISVAFRTPPVSPPRQSYMAGLRRVCSLEFRPHQLNSPDTGLADPLLGAAGSSGGSERSLLPQSTIYNWSCGHFSRPLLAGADDNEETISRREERERIALDRIVKCQHSSNVKLANQIASWDTKFETGMKASLLLPFSPIVVAADENEQIRVWNYEEATTLNSFDNHESSDRGISKLSLVNELDDSLLLVASSDGNVRFWKNFTERGKQKLVSAFSSLQGHRNAARGTAAVVDWQQQSGYLYASGGTSSVLLWDLDKEQLVSSIPSSSDSCISALSASQVQGGQFAAGFVDGTIRIYDIRTPEMPVCTAQPHTQKVEKVVGIGFQPGLDTTKIVSASLAGDIQFLDVRNQSEPYLTIDAHRGSLAALAIHRHAPIIASGSAKQIVKVFSLKGEQLSIIRYYPTFMAQRIGSVSCLTFHPYRVLLAIGAADACVSIYADDTYQTR